In Peromyscus eremicus chromosome 15, PerEre_H2_v1, whole genome shotgun sequence, a genomic segment contains:
- the Pycr2 gene encoding pyrroline-5-carboxylate reductase 2 produces MSVGFIGAGQLACALARGFTAAGVLSAHKIIASSPEMDLPTVSALRKMGVNLTRSNKDTVRHSDVLFLAVKPHIIPFILDEIGADVQERHIVVSCAAGVTISSVEKKLMAFQPAPKVIRCMTNTPVVVREGATVYATGTHALVEDGKLLEQLMSSVGFCTEVEEDLIDAITGLSGSGPAYAFMALDALADGGVKMGVPRRLAVRLGAQALLGAAKMLLDSEDHPGQLKDNVCSPGGATIHALHFLESGGFRSLLINAVEASCIRTRELQSMADQEKVSPAALKKTLLDRVKLESPTVSTLAPTSPGKLLTRSPAQGSKKD; encoded by the exons ATGAGTGTGGGTTTCATCGGCGCGGGCCAGCTGGCCTGTGCGCTGGCGCGGGGCTTCACGGCCGCAG GCGTCCTGTCGGCTCACAAGATAATAGCCAGCTCCCCGGAAATGGACCTGCCCACGGTGTCTGCGCTCAGG AAGATGGGCGTCAATCTGACCCGAAGCAATAAGGACACCGTACGGCACAGTGACGTTCTGTTCCTGGCTGTGAAGCCGCACATCATCCCCTTCATCCTGGATGAGATTGGGGCCGACGTGCAGGAGAGGCACATTGTGGTCTCCTGTGCGGCGGGCGTCACCATCAGTTCCGTGGAGAAG AAGCTGATGGCGTTCCAGCCAGCCCCCAAAGTGATCCGCTGCATGACCAACACCCCGGTGGTGGTGCGAGAGGGGGCCACGGTGTATGCCACGGGTACCCATGCTCTGGTGGAGGATGGGAAGCTGCTGGAGCAGCTGATGAGCAGCGTGGGCTTCTGCACGGAGGTGGAGGAGGACCTCATTGACGCCATCACAGGGCTCAGCGGCAGCGGGCCCGCCTAT GCATTTATGGCCCTGGATGCCCTGGCAGATGGTGGGGTGAAGATGGGCGTGCCACGTCGACTGGCGGTCCGACTAGGAGCTCAGGCATTGCTG GGAGCAGCTAAGATGCTGCTGGACTCAGAGGACCACCCAGGCCAGCTCAAGGACAACGTCTGCTCACCCGGGGGGGCCACTATCCATGCCCTGCACTTTCTTGAGAGTGGGGGCTTCCGCTCTCTGCTCATCAATGCAGTTGAGGCCTCCTGTATCCGAACAAG AGAGCTGCAGTCCATGGCTGACCAAGAAAAGGTCTCCCCTGCTGCCCTTAAGAAGACCCTCCTGGACAGAGTGAAGCTGGAATCGCCCACTGTGTCCACGCTGGCCCCGACCAGTCCAGGGAAGCTCCTCACGAGAAGCCCCGCCCAGGGAAGCAAGAAGGACTGA
- the LOC131925689 gene encoding left-right determination factor 2-like isoform X2, whose product MQSLWLYWVLCVLPLAGRGAAVTEEQVLVRLLQQLQLSQAPVLDRVDVEGLAIPAHVRAQYVALLQRSHGDRARGKRFSQNFREVAGRFLVSETSTHLHERLSPHSARARVTIEWLRVREDGSNRTALIDSRLVSVYESGWKAFDVTEAVNFWQQLSRPRQPLLLQVSVQREHLGPGTWSAHKLVRFAAQGAPGSEGQGEPQLELYTLDLKDYGAQGNCNPEARVTKGTRCCRQEMYLDLQGMKWAENWILEPPGFLIYECVGSCLQPPESLTIKWPFLGPRQCIASEMTSLPVIVSMKVGGRTRPQVVSLPNMRVQKCSCASDGALIPRGIDL is encoded by the exons ATGCAGTCCCTGTGGCTGTACTGGGTACTCTGCGTGCTCCCCCTGGCTGGCCGTGGGGCGGCTGTGACCGAGGAGCAGGTCCTGGTCAGACTACTTCAGCAGCTGCAGCTCAGCCAGGCTCCCGTGCTGGACAGGGTGGATGTGGAAGGGCTGGCCATCCCTGCCCATGTGAGGGCCCAGTATGTGGCCCTGCTGCAGCGAAGCCATGGTGACCGCGCCCGGGGCAAGAGGTTCAGCCAGAACTTCAGAG AGGTGGCAGGCAGGTTCCTGGTGTCCGAGACCTCCACGCACTT GCATGAAAGGCTGTCCCCTCACAGTGCCCGGGCTCGGGTCACCATTGAGTGGCTGAGAGTTCGTGAGGACGGCTCCAACCGCACCGCCCTCATCGACTCTAG GCTCGTGTCCGTCTACGAGAGCGGCTGGAAGGCCTTCGACGTGACCGAGGCCGTGAACTTCTGGCAGCAGCTGAGCCGGCCGAGGCAGCCACTGCTGCTGCAGGTGTCGGTGCAGAGGGAGCACCTGGGCCCGGGGACCTGGAGCGCACACAAGTTGGTCCGGTTTGCTGCGCAAGGGGCGCCGGGCAGTGAGGGCCAGGGCGAGCCACAGCTGGAGCTGTACACGCTGGACCTCAAGGACTACGG agCTCAAGGCAATTGTAACCCTGAGGCCCGAGTGACCAAAGGCACCAGATGCTGTCGCCAAGAGATGTATCTTGACCTGCAGGGAATGAAGTGGGCGGAGAACTGGATCCTGGAACCCCCTGGGTTCCTGATCTATGAGTGTGTGGGCAGCTGCCTGCAGCCACCGGAGTCCCTGACCATCAAGTGGCCATTTCTGGGGCCACGGCAGTGCATTGCCTCAGAGATGACTTCCCTGCCCGTGATTGTCAGCATGAAGGTGGGAGGCAGGACCAGGCCTCAGGTGGTCAGCCTGCCCAACATGAGGGTGCAGAAGTGTAGCTGTGCCTCGGATGGGGCGCTCATACCCAGGGGGATAGATCTGTAG
- the LOC131925689 gene encoding left-right determination factor 2-like isoform X1 — MQSLWLYWVLCVLPLAGRGAAVTEEQVLVRLLQQLQLSQAPVLDRVDVEGLAIPAHVRAQYVALLQRSHGDRARGKRFSQNFREVAGRFLVSETSTHLLVFGMEQRLPPNSELVQAVLRLFQEPVPRTALRRHERLSPHSARARVTIEWLRVREDGSNRTALIDSRLVSVYESGWKAFDVTEAVNFWQQLSRPRQPLLLQVSVQREHLGPGTWSAHKLVRFAAQGAPGSEGQGEPQLELYTLDLKDYGAQGNCNPEARVTKGTRCCRQEMYLDLQGMKWAENWILEPPGFLIYECVGSCLQPPESLTIKWPFLGPRQCIASEMTSLPVIVSMKVGGRTRPQVVSLPNMRVQKCSCASDGALIPRGIDL, encoded by the exons ATGCAGTCCCTGTGGCTGTACTGGGTACTCTGCGTGCTCCCCCTGGCTGGCCGTGGGGCGGCTGTGACCGAGGAGCAGGTCCTGGTCAGACTACTTCAGCAGCTGCAGCTCAGCCAGGCTCCCGTGCTGGACAGGGTGGATGTGGAAGGGCTGGCCATCCCTGCCCATGTGAGGGCCCAGTATGTGGCCCTGCTGCAGCGAAGCCATGGTGACCGCGCCCGGGGCAAGAGGTTCAGCCAGAACTTCAGAG AGGTGGCAGGCAGGTTCCTGGTGTCCGAGACCTCCACGCACTTGCTAGTGTTCGGCATGGAGCAGCGGCTACCGCCTAACAGCGAGCTGGTGCAGGCCGTGCTGCGGCTGTTCCAGGAACCAGTCCCCAGAACTGCTCTCCGGAGGCATGAAAGGCTGTCCCCTCACAGTGCCCGGGCTCGGGTCACCATTGAGTGGCTGAGAGTTCGTGAGGACGGCTCCAACCGCACCGCCCTCATCGACTCTAG GCTCGTGTCCGTCTACGAGAGCGGCTGGAAGGCCTTCGACGTGACCGAGGCCGTGAACTTCTGGCAGCAGCTGAGCCGGCCGAGGCAGCCACTGCTGCTGCAGGTGTCGGTGCAGAGGGAGCACCTGGGCCCGGGGACCTGGAGCGCACACAAGTTGGTCCGGTTTGCTGCGCAAGGGGCGCCGGGCAGTGAGGGCCAGGGCGAGCCACAGCTGGAGCTGTACACGCTGGACCTCAAGGACTACGG agCTCAAGGCAATTGTAACCCTGAGGCCCGAGTGACCAAAGGCACCAGATGCTGTCGCCAAGAGATGTATCTTGACCTGCAGGGAATGAAGTGGGCGGAGAACTGGATCCTGGAACCCCCTGGGTTCCTGATCTATGAGTGTGTGGGCAGCTGCCTGCAGCCACCGGAGTCCCTGACCATCAAGTGGCCATTTCTGGGGCCACGGCAGTGCATTGCCTCAGAGATGACTTCCCTGCCCGTGATTGTCAGCATGAAGGTGGGAGGCAGGACCAGGCCTCAGGTGGTCAGCCTGCCCAACATGAGGGTGCAGAAGTGTAGCTGTGCCTCGGATGGGGCGCTCATACCCAGGGGGATAGATCTGTAG